The following coding sequences are from one Ruminococcus flavefaciens AE3010 window:
- a CDS encoding histidine phosphatase family protein, whose amino-acid sequence MKGYRISILRHGMTEANEKGIYIGRTDLPLSNKGAADLAAKMDEFDYPTVHRVYTSPLKRCTETADILFPYTEVVPVDDLRELNFGDFENKSIDELAKREDYTKWLRGGKDNRPPNGESLEEMTARCYKALHAIIMDMMESGLTHCAMITHGGIISNMLSCFGLPKYDPKTLSCDFGMGFEIIVTAQMWLNSQAFEILGYCPYEKLDEADDEY is encoded by the coding sequence ATGAAAGGTTACAGGATAAGTATCCTCCGCCACGGAATGACGGAGGCAAACGAAAAGGGCATTTACATCGGCAGGACAGATCTGCCCCTGTCCAACAAGGGTGCGGCAGACCTTGCCGCTAAAATGGACGAATTCGACTACCCCACCGTCCACAGGGTGTACACCTCCCCGCTTAAACGATGTACCGAGACCGCCGATATACTCTTCCCCTACACAGAGGTAGTCCCCGTGGACGACCTGAGAGAGCTGAATTTCGGCGATTTTGAGAACAAGAGCATCGATGAGCTGGCAAAGCGTGAGGACTACACCAAATGGCTCCGCGGCGGCAAGGACAACCGTCCCCCAAACGGCGAGAGCCTTGAGGAGATGACAGCCCGCTGCTACAAGGCGCTCCACGCCATAATCATGGACATGATGGAGTCGGGGCTCACCCACTGTGCAATGATAACTCACGGCGGCATCATCTCAAATATGCTCAGCTGCTTCGGACTGCCAAAATACGACCCGAAGACTCTCAGCTGCGATTTCGGCATGGGCTTCGAGATAATCGTTACCGCACAGATGTGGCTGAATTCTCAGGCATTTGAGATACTGGGCTACTGCCCCTACGAGAAGCTTGACGAAGCCGACGACGAGTATTGA
- a CDS encoding RluA family pseudouridine synthase: MKQIELTVDAEVPITLEKFLLGKKGVSRRLLTKLKRQEGGMTRDGKLIRSIDTVQRGDVIVLSLEDDSFLDPNGSLNVPIAFENDSLVVFNKPNGMPVHPSIRHQGDTLGNYFAHLYPQLTFRSVNRLDRDTSGLCIIAKDAHAAKLLQGCCQKVYYAAVHGTIPESGTIDAPIARERESIILRCVREDGQRAVTHYKRLMTNGRYSLAEIHLETGRTHQIRVHFAHIGAPLAGDDLYGGLRDDISRQALHCGQLSFREPLTGEPITVSSELPEDIKALFKED, encoded by the coding sequence TTGAAGCAGATAGAGCTTACGGTAGACGCAGAAGTTCCCATAACTCTGGAAAAATTCCTTTTAGGAAAAAAAGGCGTATCAAGACGGCTGCTGACGAAGCTTAAACGGCAGGAGGGCGGCATGACCCGTGACGGAAAGCTCATACGCAGCATAGACACGGTGCAAAGGGGCGACGTCATAGTCCTCAGCCTTGAGGACGACAGCTTTTTAGATCCCAACGGCAGTCTGAATGTGCCTATAGCCTTTGAGAACGACAGCCTTGTGGTGTTCAATAAGCCAAACGGTATGCCCGTACACCCGTCCATACGGCATCAGGGAGATACCCTCGGGAATTATTTCGCTCATCTCTATCCCCAGCTCACGTTCCGCTCGGTTAACAGGCTTGACCGCGACACCTCGGGACTGTGCATAATCGCAAAGGACGCCCACGCAGCAAAGCTTTTGCAGGGCTGCTGCCAAAAGGTATACTACGCCGCTGTACACGGGACTATCCCCGAAAGCGGCACTATAGACGCTCCTATCGCAAGAGAGCGTGAGTCCATAATACTCCGCTGTGTCCGCGAGGACGGACAGCGTGCCGTTACCCACTACAAGCGGCTCATGACGAACGGGAGGTACTCCCTTGCGGAGATACACCTCGAAACAGGACGAACTCACCAGATAAGAGTTCATTTCGCTCATATCGGAGCTCCTCTCGCAGGGGACGACCTCTACGGCGGGCTCCGTGATGATATATCAAGACAGGCGCTCCACTGCGGTCAGCTCAGCTTCCGCGAGCCACTGACAGGAGAGCCTATAACAGTTTCCTCGGAGCTTCCCGAGGATATAAAGGCACTTTTCAAGGAGGACTAA
- a CDS encoding S-ribosylhomocysteine lyase, producing the protein MEKIASFQVDHTKFSVGMYISRIDDDIVTYDVRMVKPNGGVYLETPSMHTIEHLFATFARNSEFGKNIVYVGPMGCRTGFYLLTRGLSHENAIKLVREAYTFIRDYEGEIPGCTEVECGNYREHDLAAAKKDVVALIDKLQGYTVEMLDYKWHFDKN; encoded by the coding sequence ATGGAAAAGATAGCAAGCTTTCAGGTAGACCACACAAAATTCAGCGTAGGCATGTACATATCACGTATCGACGACGATATAGTTACATATGACGTGCGCATGGTAAAGCCAAACGGCGGCGTTTACCTTGAAACTCCCTCAATGCACACCATCGAGCACCTTTTTGCCACATTCGCACGTAATTCCGAGTTCGGCAAAAACATCGTATACGTAGGACCTATGGGCTGCCGCACGGGATTTTACCTGCTCACAAGGGGACTTTCCCATGAGAATGCCATAAAGCTGGTTCGTGAAGCATATACTTTCATCAGGGACTACGAGGGTGAGATACCGGGCTGCACAGAGGTTGAGTGCGGAAACTACCGCGAGCACGACCTTGCAGCTGCAAAGAAGGACGTTGTGGCACTTATCGACAAGCTTCAGGGCTACACCGTGGAAATGCTTGATTATAAATGGCATTTTGACAAAAACTGA
- a CDS encoding peptidoglycan DD-metalloendopeptidase family protein — translation MDRKSREEFYRRYGEPQKSHSRSSSGFFEKFGRFAAKTVTSMLMGLLAGVKFILSELLSLGASILKFFLWMIKELTAPFRERFNINKDMTRKVNKAKKEGEAEYKKALFEFWCSYLFGEDGVFYTAFNYILPTLSIIFLIGIIRYGSGLEYGLAVEYNGREIGMITAEADFEEAEREVQQRIAYHDSDEPIDLSAKYSLKIINENDTIVSSAQLANEMLEASDHALTEAYGIYIDGKFIGAVREKEPIQDALNERILNFRVDGIVKDISYKNNIEYSHGIYLVDSVMNNKEAIDLLTSSKEKKAVYIAKRGDTAATIAQKYNMEYDKLIELNPELKNSCRQGTFVNVIETESYLPIQYVREIDPISFLDYETVEVETSSLNKGVRDILVKGRRGEKTSHIEVTYIDGKEYSRKTISTKITREPVVEKIGIGIYAARPDSASTVLTGSGEFGWPVDGGWVSDIFGGERNHKGMDIAASTGTQIYAAADGEVVSAGWNSGGYGYFVQIGHTDGYQTVYGHMSTVLVTEGQLVARGQLIGEVGNTGNSDGSHCHFEVRHEGICLDPALYLNTVNSFDDDRDKDDKDKEKTKNSKKN, via the coding sequence ATGGACAGAAAAAGCCGCGAAGAATTCTACAGACGCTACGGCGAGCCGCAGAAGTCACATTCCCGCAGCAGCTCGGGATTTTTTGAAAAATTCGGACGCTTTGCCGCAAAGACGGTCACATCAATGTTAATGGGGCTGCTTGCAGGCGTTAAGTTCATTCTCTCCGAGCTTCTCAGCCTTGGAGCTTCCATACTGAAATTCTTCCTCTGGATGATCAAGGAGCTCACAGCGCCCTTCCGCGAACGCTTCAATATAAACAAGGATATGACCCGAAAGGTCAACAAAGCAAAAAAAGAGGGCGAAGCCGAGTACAAAAAGGCTCTCTTTGAGTTCTGGTGCTCATATCTTTTCGGAGAGGACGGCGTTTTCTACACCGCGTTCAACTATATCCTGCCAACACTGTCTATAATATTCCTAATAGGCATTATCCGCTACGGCTCGGGACTTGAATACGGCCTTGCAGTCGAGTACAACGGCAGAGAGATAGGCATGATAACCGCCGAGGCTGACTTTGAGGAAGCCGAGCGCGAGGTCCAGCAGCGTATCGCCTACCACGACAGCGACGAGCCCATAGACCTTTCCGCTAAGTACTCCCTGAAAATAATAAACGAAAATGATACCATTGTTTCATCGGCTCAGCTGGCGAATGAAATGCTTGAAGCCTCAGACCACGCCCTTACAGAAGCCTACGGCATCTATATCGACGGCAAGTTCATAGGCGCTGTCAGGGAAAAGGAGCCCATACAGGACGCCCTTAATGAGAGGATACTCAACTTCCGCGTGGACGGTATAGTCAAGGACATCTCCTACAAGAACAATATCGAGTACTCACACGGAATATACCTTGTTGACAGCGTTATGAACAACAAGGAGGCTATCGACCTGCTGACCTCCTCCAAGGAGAAGAAAGCAGTGTATATCGCCAAGCGCGGCGATACGGCAGCTACCATAGCACAGAAATACAACATGGAATACGACAAGCTCATCGAGCTCAATCCCGAACTCAAGAACAGCTGCCGTCAGGGCACATTCGTAAATGTCATTGAGACCGAGAGCTATCTCCCCATACAGTACGTCCGCGAGATAGACCCTATATCGTTCCTCGATTATGAGACTGTCGAGGTGGAAACAAGCTCACTCAACAAGGGCGTAAGGGATATACTTGTAAAGGGCAGACGCGGCGAAAAGACCAGCCACATCGAAGTTACCTACATCGACGGCAAGGAGTACTCCCGCAAGACCATAAGCACCAAGATAACCCGTGAGCCCGTAGTCGAAAAGATAGGCATAGGCATATACGCCGCAAGACCTGACAGTGCAAGCACTGTTCTCACAGGCTCGGGTGAATTCGGCTGGCCTGTTGACGGCGGCTGGGTAAGCGATATATTCGGCGGCGAGAGAAACCACAAGGGTATGGATATAGCCGCAAGCACAGGTACACAGATATACGCCGCTGCCGACGGAGAGGTAGTATCCGCAGGCTGGAATTCAGGCGGCTACGGCTATTTCGTACAGATAGGCCATACCGACGGCTACCAGACAGTCTACGGTCATATGAGCACCGTACTTGTAACAGAGGGACAGTTAGTCGCCCGCGGTCAGCTCATCGGCGAGGTGGGAAACACAGGAAACTCCGACGGTTCGCACTGCCACTTTGAGGTCAGACACGAGGGCATATGCCTTGACCCTGCGCTTTACCTCAACACTGTCAACAGCTTCGACGATGACAGGGATAAGGACGACAAGGACAAGGAAAAGACCAAAAACAGCAAAAAGAACTAA
- a CDS encoding M15 family metallopeptidase produces MSKNKKISKEKSIRRAKTMTEIVISLALLGAGGFFVRNAMKDAATVQTSPYFDDKDIAVTDADSTTVPDPNQMIFESKTVDTKDKFRGDLILVNEDHEYFSGDEDLVSIIEMNEENERTCFSAVDSTYTILRQVYEPMARMIQDFSDQYDNDRLIIYGSYRTKDFQQQLYDDDVANSEDGKSTKVAKPGFSEHESGLAFDFTEADNYDYDGTGDYAWLNANCYKYGFIVRYTKAKEKITKIEDEPWHFRYVGVPHAYYMDANDLCLEEYIDLVRQHPYDGEHLEFKDDKDVEYEVYFVKSDDGSDKTTVPVPNGVRYEISGNNVDGFIVTVYKNQKPLVEVAPTKSFEDVSELTTDEDEESEENVSDVDTDETEE; encoded by the coding sequence ATGTCAAAAAATAAAAAGATAAGCAAGGAAAAAAGTATAAGACGCGCCAAGACAATGACAGAAATAGTTATAAGTCTTGCTCTTCTGGGCGCAGGCGGTTTCTTCGTGAGAAATGCAATGAAAGATGCGGCAACTGTACAGACTTCGCCGTATTTTGACGATAAGGACATAGCTGTTACCGATGCGGACAGCACTACTGTCCCCGATCCCAATCAGATGATATTTGAATCAAAGACCGTTGATACCAAGGACAAGTTCCGCGGAGACCTTATCCTTGTAAATGAGGATCACGAGTATTTCAGCGGCGACGAGGATCTGGTCAGCATTATCGAGATGAACGAGGAGAATGAACGTACCTGCTTCTCGGCAGTTGATTCCACATATACCATACTCCGTCAGGTATATGAGCCTATGGCGCGCATGATACAGGATTTCTCGGATCAGTATGACAATGACAGGCTCATTATATACGGTTCATACCGCACCAAGGACTTCCAGCAGCAGCTCTACGATGATGATGTTGCCAATTCAGAGGACGGAAAGTCCACAAAGGTGGCAAAGCCGGGATTCAGCGAGCACGAATCGGGACTTGCGTTTGACTTTACAGAGGCTGACAATTACGATTACGACGGCACAGGTGATTATGCATGGCTCAACGCAAACTGCTATAAATATGGCTTTATAGTCCGCTATACCAAGGCTAAGGAAAAGATAACCAAGATAGAGGACGAGCCGTGGCATTTCCGCTATGTAGGCGTTCCCCATGCGTACTATATGGACGCAAACGACCTCTGCCTTGAGGAGTACATCGACCTTGTCCGCCAGCACCCCTACGACGGTGAGCATCTTGAGTTCAAGGACGACAAGGACGTTGAGTACGAGGTATACTTTGTCAAGTCCGACGACGGCTCCGACAAGACTACGGTTCCCGTTCCCAACGGCGTGAGATATGAGATATCGGGAAATAACGTTGACGGCTTTATCGTTACGGTCTATAAGAACCAGAAGCCGCTGGTGGAGGTAGCTCCCACAAAGTCCTTTGAGGACGTTTCCGAGCTGACCACCGATGAAGACGAGGAAAGCGAAGAGAACGTCTCAGACGTGGATACTGACGAGACAGAAGAATAA
- a CDS encoding DUF7577 domain-containing protein: MKCPQCGTANEAGFRFCVKCGVNLENPQDINIEQVDMGGYHSEDDSAGGGFTLGSGTFTISDKPSRDSSSDLYTAAELNDTDEEFDFSSIDEPFIPHLDTGRVTLPEQTKAVRQAQMQNAGFRPQGGMAGIPPQGMMQGLPPQGAMAGIPPQQGMMQGLPPQGAMAGVPPQQGAMQGIPPQGAMAGIPPQQGAMQGLPPQGAMAGVPPQQGAMQGIPPQGGAQMNGMPVYGQPMMLGQPQIIGYDQSGMPIYGQPMMYAQPQIIGYDQNGMPVYGQPMMYGQPQIIGYDQNGMPVYGQPMMFAPPQPMEQPEPEPVAPPVEDKEKVEVPDDFWEFFDGGKATEHAEMDSADDFFGKRGDEIEGMKRFEKKNQAYMNDTPLVDARDLKKNESDKYNKYYMRSAGNVNAGDLKSKQDQLHLNYMGSTKNVDANDLRAKEDRKAWNIMGGTKQANADDLEANTVSRSESLMAHADRAVEAMPKKPKTYNDVIDAIELPEEMKAKKTKKTAEIPGLPEIK, translated from the coding sequence ATGAAATGTCCACAGTGCGGAACAGCAAACGAAGCGGGTTTCAGGTTCTGCGTGAAATGCGGCGTCAACCTTGAAAATCCGCAGGATATTAATATTGAACAGGTCGATATGGGCGGCTATCATTCTGAAGATGATTCTGCTGGCGGTGGTTTTACCTTAGGCAGCGGAACATTTACTATCAGTGATAAACCTTCGAGGGATTCGTCCTCTGACTTATATACTGCAGCCGAGCTGAACGATACCGACGAGGAATTCGATTTCAGCAGCATTGACGAGCCATTTATCCCCCACCTTGACACAGGAAGAGTCACACTCCCCGAACAGACAAAGGCTGTAAGACAAGCCCAGATGCAGAATGCAGGCTTCCGTCCTCAGGGCGGCATGGCAGGTATCCCTCCTCAGGGCATGATGCAGGGACTCCCCCCACAGGGAGCTATGGCAGGTATCCCTCCTCAGCAGGGCATGATGCAGGGGCTCCCACCGCAGGGAGCTATGGCTGGCGTTCCGCCTCAGCAGGGCGCTATGCAGGGCATCCCGCCGCAGGGCGCTATGGCAGGCATTCCTCCTCAGCAGGGCGCTATGCAGGGTCTCCCACCACAGGGAGCTATGGCAGGCGTTCCGCCTCAGCAGGGGGCAATGCAGGGTATCCCGCCGCAGGGCGGCGCTCAGATGAACGGTATGCCCGTTTACGGTCAGCCCATGATGCTGGGTCAGCCCCAGATAATCGGCTACGACCAGAGCGGTATGCCTATCTACGGTCAGCCCATGATGTATGCTCAGCCCCAGATAATCGGCTATGACCAGAACGGCATGCCCGTTTACGGTCAGCCTATGATGTACGGTCAGCCTCAGATAATCGGCTATGACCAGAACGGTATGCCCGTTTACGGTCAGCCTATGATGTTCGCTCCGCCTCAGCCAATGGAACAGCCCGAGCCTGAGCCCGTTGCTCCTCCCGTTGAGGACAAGGAAAAGGTAGAGGTCCCCGATGATTTCTGGGAGTTTTTCGACGGCGGCAAGGCTACGGAGCATGCCGAAATGGATTCGGCAGACGATTTCTTCGGCAAACGCGGCGACGAGATAGAGGGCATGAAGCGCTTCGAGAAGAAGAATCAGGCGTACATGAACGATACTCCCCTTGTTGACGCAAGAGATCTGAAGAAAAACGAGTCCGACAAGTACAACAAGTACTACATGCGCTCGGCAGGCAATGTAAACGCAGGCGACCTGAAATCCAAGCAGGATCAGCTCCATCTCAATTACATGGGCTCTACCAAGAACGTTGACGCAAACGACCTCCGCGCAAAAGAGGATCGGAAAGCATGGAATATCATGGGCGGTACAAAGCAGGCTAACGCAGATGACCTTGAAGCCAATACAGTCTCACGGTCGGAATCACTCATGGCTCATGCAGACCGCGCAGTCGAGGCTATGCCCAAAAAGCCAAAGACCTATAACGACGTAATAGACGCTATAGAGCTTCCCGAAGAAATGAAAGCAAAAAAGACTAAAAAAACAGCGGAAATTCCCGGCTTGCCGGAAATTAAATAA
- the mscL gene encoding large-conductance mechanosensitive channel protein MscL produces MKKFLKEFKEFALKGNVMDMAIGVIIGAAFGSIVSALTDNFITPLIAVITGGVQKDENGVMQLVGGKFTIRGVDFNYGSFLSAVLNFLIIAIILFCMLKAINKAMALGKKKEEEKPAEPPKEEVLLTEIRDLLKEQNKK; encoded by the coding sequence ATGAAGAAGTTTTTGAAGGAATTCAAAGAATTCGCACTCAAAGGCAACGTAATGGACATGGCTATAGGTGTTATCATCGGTGCCGCATTCGGAAGTATCGTAAGCGCGCTTACCGATAATTTCATCACACCTCTTATCGCTGTTATCACAGGCGGCGTGCAGAAAGATGAAAACGGCGTAATGCAGCTCGTAGGCGGTAAGTTCACTATCAGAGGTGTGGATTTCAACTACGGTTCATTCCTTTCCGCAGTACTTAATTTCCTCATCATCGCAATTATTCTCTTCTGCATGCTCAAGGCTATAAACAAGGCTATGGCTCTCGGCAAGAAGAAAGAGGAAGAAAAGCCTGCCGAGCCTCCGAAGGAAGAGGTTCTTCTCACAGAGATCAGAGACCTTCTGAAAGAGCAGAACAAGAAATAA
- the carB gene encoding carbamoyl-phosphate synthase large subunit translates to MPKRQDINKIMIIGSGPIIIGQACEFDYSGTQACKALRKLGYEIVLVNSNPATIMTDPDVADITYIEPLNLERLTQIIEKERPDALLPNLGGQSGLNLCSELDKEGVLKKYGVQVIGVQVDAIERGEDRIEFKNAMSALGIGMPKSEVAYSVDEAVKIAEKLKYPVVLRPAYTMGGAGGGMVYNVDELKVVCARGLQASLVGQVLVEECIFGWEELELEVVRDAENNKITVCFIENIDPIGVHTGDSFCSAPMLTIPEDVQKTLQEMSYKIIESIEVIGGCNCQFARDPETGRIVVIEINPRTSRSSALASKATGFPIALVSAMLACGLTLKDIECGKYGTLDKYVPDGDYIVIKFARWAFEKFKGAEDKLGTQMKAVGEVMSIGKTYKEAFQKAIRSLETGRYGLGFAKNFNSMTKEELLAQLRYPTSERQFVMYEALRKGATIDELHDLTKIKKYFIEQMKELVDEEEALLKNKGAVPANDVLRQAKLDGFSDRYLSSLLEVTEEEIRNARMAIGVKEAWEGVHVSGTKDAAYYYSTYHLDEDKSPVSTEKPKIMILGGGPNRIGQGIEFDYCCVHAALALKKLGFESIIVNCNPETVSTDYDTSDKLYFEPLTLEDVLAIHEKEKPVGVIAQFGGQTPLNLANDLKKYGVNILGTTPETIDLAEDRDHFRAMMDKLGIPMPEAGMAVNADEAIAIANKIGYPVMVRPSYVLGGRGMEIVHDDEMMRVYMNAAVGVTPDRPILIDRFLNHATECEADAISDGTHCFVPCVMEHIELAGVHSGDSACILPSKNLTEKQVATIKEYTKKIAVEMNVCGLMNMQYAIEGDTVYVLEANPRASRTVPLVSKVCDINMVRIATDIITSSLTGRPSPVPELKDKVIGHYGVKEAVFPFNMFQEVDPLLGPEMRSTGEVLGISPSFGEAYYKAQEATKNKLPLEGTVLLSVCDRDKPELIDIAKSFNELGFHIIATGRSYEMIKEAGIPCDKIFKIYEGRPNIADEIANGEIQMIINTPAGKTSAHDDSYIRKAAIKHRVPYMTTMAAAKASAEGIKAIKNNTHLGVKSLQAHHADIK, encoded by the coding sequence ATGCCAAAAAGACAGGATATTAACAAGATCATGATAATCGGTTCAGGTCCTATCATCATCGGACAGGCTTGCGAATTCGACTACTCAGGCACACAGGCCTGTAAGGCTCTGCGCAAGCTGGGTTATGAGATAGTTCTCGTAAACTCCAACCCCGCAACTATCATGACAGATCCCGATGTTGCTGATATTACTTACATCGAGCCCCTCAACCTCGAAAGACTTACACAGATAATCGAAAAAGAACGTCCTGACGCTCTCCTCCCAAACCTTGGCGGTCAGTCGGGTCTTAACCTCTGCTCCGAGCTGGACAAGGAAGGCGTGCTCAAAAAGTACGGCGTACAGGTCATCGGCGTTCAGGTAGACGCTATCGAGCGCGGCGAGGACCGTATCGAGTTCAAGAACGCTATGAGCGCTCTCGGTATCGGTATGCCAAAGAGCGAGGTAGCTTATTCTGTTGACGAGGCTGTTAAGATAGCTGAAAAGCTGAAATATCCTGTAGTTCTCCGTCCTGCCTACACCATGGGCGGCGCAGGCGGCGGCATGGTATACAACGTAGATGAATTAAAGGTAGTCTGTGCAAGAGGCTTACAGGCTTCTCTCGTAGGACAGGTACTGGTCGAGGAGTGTATCTTCGGCTGGGAAGAGCTTGAGCTTGAAGTTGTCCGCGACGCTGAGAACAACAAGATCACTGTATGCTTCATCGAGAACATCGATCCTATCGGCGTTCACACAGGCGATTCATTCTGCTCTGCACCTATGCTCACTATCCCAGAGGACGTTCAGAAGACTCTTCAGGAGATGTCATACAAGATAATCGAGTCCATCGAGGTAATCGGCGGCTGTAACTGTCAGTTCGCACGCGATCCCGAGACAGGCCGTATCGTTGTTATCGAGATCAACCCAAGAACCTCACGTTCTTCCGCTCTTGCTTCAAAGGCAACAGGCTTCCCTATCGCTCTGGTATCAGCTATGCTCGCATGCGGTCTTACACTGAAGGACATCGAGTGCGGCAAGTACGGCACTCTTGACAAGTACGTTCCCGACGGCGATTATATCGTTATCAAGTTCGCTCGCTGGGCTTTCGAGAAGTTCAAGGGCGCTGAGGACAAGCTGGGCACACAGATGAAGGCTGTCGGTGAGGTAATGAGCATCGGCAAGACCTACAAGGAGGCTTTCCAGAAGGCTATCCGTTCACTGGAGACAGGCCGCTACGGTCTGGGATTTGCAAAGAACTTCAACAGCATGACCAAGGAGGAGCTCCTTGCACAGCTCCGCTACCCAACAAGCGAGAGACAGTTCGTAATGTATGAGGCTCTCCGCAAGGGTGCTACAATAGATGAACTCCACGACCTTACAAAGATAAAGAAGTACTTCATCGAGCAGATGAAGGAGCTTGTTGACGAGGAAGAGGCTCTTCTCAAGAATAAGGGCGCTGTTCCCGCAAACGACGTACTCAGGCAGGCTAAGCTGGACGGCTTCTCAGACCGTTACCTTAGCTCTCTCCTTGAAGTTACAGAGGAAGAGATACGCAACGCTCGTATGGCTATCGGCGTAAAGGAAGCATGGGAGGGCGTTCACGTAAGCGGTACAAAGGACGCTGCTTACTACTACTCCACATATCACCTTGACGAGGACAAGAGCCCTGTAAGCACAGAAAAGCCAAAGATAATGATACTGGGCGGCGGTCCTAACAGAATCGGTCAGGGTATCGAGTTCGACTACTGCTGCGTTCACGCTGCACTTGCACTGAAAAAGCTGGGCTTTGAGTCCATTATCGTAAACTGCAACCCCGAGACAGTTTCCACTGACTATGATACATCTGACAAGCTCTATTTCGAGCCCCTTACACTTGAAGATGTTCTTGCTATACACGAAAAGGAGAAGCCTGTTGGCGTTATCGCTCAGTTCGGCGGACAGACTCCTCTTAACCTTGCAAACGACCTTAAAAAGTACGGCGTAAATATTCTCGGTACAACTCCGGAGACTATCGACCTTGCTGAGGACCGTGACCACTTCCGCGCTATGATGGACAAGCTCGGCATACCAATGCCAGAGGCAGGCATGGCTGTAAACGCTGACGAGGCTATCGCCATCGCCAACAAGATAGGCTATCCTGTAATGGTTCGTCCTTCCTACGTTCTCGGCGGACGCGGCATGGAGATAGTTCACGATGACGAGATGATGAGAGTATATATGAACGCTGCTGTTGGCGTAACTCCCGACAGACCTATCCTCATCGACCGCTTCCTCAACCACGCTACAGAGTGCGAGGCTGACGCTATTTCCGACGGTACACACTGCTTTGTTCCATGCGTTATGGAGCATATCGAGCTTGCAGGTGTTCACTCGGGCGACTCCGCTTGTATCCTGCCCTCAAAGAATCTCACAGAGAAGCAGGTAGCTACTATCAAGGAGTATACAAAGAAGATAGCCGTAGAGATGAACGTATGCGGTCTTATGAATATGCAGTACGCTATCGAGGGCGATACAGTATACGTTCTCGAGGCTAATCCCCGTGCATCAAGAACAGTTCCGCTGGTATCAAAGGTATGCGATATCAACATGGTTCGTATCGCTACAGATATCATCACATCTTCACTCACAGGCAGACCCTCACCCGTTCCCGAGTTAAAGGACAAGGTTATCGGTCACTACGGCGTAAAGGAAGCTGTATTCCCCTTCAATATGTTCCAGGAGGTAGACCCGCTCCTCGGACCTGAGATGCGTTCAACAGGCGAAGTTCTGGGTATCTCACCTTCATTCGGCGAGGCTTACTATAAGGCTCAGGAGGCTACAAAGAACAAGCTTCCTCTGGAGGGAACAGTTCTCCTCAGCGTATGCGACAGAGACAAGCCTGAGCTTATTGATATTGCCAAGTCATTCAACGAGCTTGGCTTCCACATCATCGCAACAGGCAGAAGCTATGAGATGATAAAGGAAGCAGGAATCCCATGCGACAAGATCTTCAAGATCTACGAGGGACGTCCGAATATCGCTGACGAGATCGCAAACGGCGAGATACAGATGATAATCAATACTCCCGCAGGCAAGACCAGTGCTCACGACGACAGCTACATCAGAAAGGCTGCTATCAAGCACAGAGTACCTTACATGACCACTATGGCTGCTGCAAAGGCAAGCGCAGAGGGCATCAAGGCTATCAAGAACAATACTCACCTCGGAGTAAAGTCCTTACAGGCTCACCACGCTGATATCAAGTAA
- a CDS encoding redox-sensing transcriptional repressor Rex — protein MNKNITSQTLSRLPVYFNYLRSLPEERKKGNISATAIAEALGLNDVQVRKDLASVSSGGRPKVGYMTSELMSDIGKFLGFENHDRVVVAGMGNFGRAMLEYNGFEAYGFDIVCGFDHNKERVGSTINGKPVRHIDELESFCKENDIRIGIITVPEKAAQEICDRMAAAGIKFILNFAAVYLNAPKGVAVHNENISLTLAMLARCHG, from the coding sequence ATGAACAAGAATATTACCTCACAGACACTTTCACGTCTGCCTGTTTACTTCAATTATCTCAGGTCGCTGCCTGAGGAGAGGAAAAAAGGCAATATCTCCGCCACGGCTATTGCCGAGGCACTGGGGCTCAACGACGTGCAGGTGCGAAAGGACCTTGCTTCCGTAAGCAGCGGAGGCCGTCCCAAGGTGGGATATATGACCTCTGAGCTTATGAGCGATATAGGTAAATTTCTCGGCTTTGAGAACCACGACAGAGTTGTGGTGGCAGGCATGGGAAACTTCGGCAGGGCTATGCTGGAGTACAACGGCTTTGAGGCTTACGGCTTCGATATAGTCTGCGGTTTCGACCACAACAAGGAGCGTGTGGGCAGTACCATAAACGGCAAGCCTGTCCGCCATATCGACGAGCTGGAGAGCTTCTGCAAGGAGAACGATATACGTATCGGTATCATAACCGTGCCCGAAAAAGCGGCGCAGGAGATATGCGACCGTATGGCGGCGGCAGGTATAAAGTTTATCCTGAACTTTGCCGCAGTGTATCTCAATGCTCCCAAGGGCGTTGCGGTGCATAACGAGAATATCTCCCTCACTCTTGCAATGCTTGCAAGATGTCATGGGTAA